A single genomic interval of Pirellulales bacterium harbors:
- a CDS encoding substrate-binding domain-containing protein — MFAITAGRCAPGVSLGLLVFLLSFCGCGNSPQNSSGQPAKLRIAMIPKGTTHQFWKSVHYGADQAARELDVELIWQGPLKEDDRQDQINTVDNFITKGVDGICLAPLDKNALLNVVKSAGKNKIPTVIFDSALADPAAAVSYVATDNYNGGVLAARELGRLLNGQGKIILLRYAEGSESTEQREKGFLDTVAKEFPQLEFLSQEQYAGATVQTALQVAKQLLVKHGDQVQGIFAVNESCATGMLKALRDAKLAGKVKFIGFDTGEELRGGLETGEVHGLILQNPIKIGNLSVKTVVASLRGEQVEPNQPTGEMLATPANRTDPAVQALLVPRQL; from the coding sequence ATGTTTGCCATCACCGCGGGACGCTGCGCACCCGGCGTTAGTCTGGGATTGTTGGTTTTTTTGCTGAGTTTTTGTGGCTGCGGCAATTCGCCCCAAAATTCTTCCGGCCAACCAGCTAAGTTGCGCATCGCCATGATACCCAAGGGTACCACCCATCAATTTTGGAAGTCCGTCCATTACGGCGCGGACCAAGCCGCGCGCGAGCTGGACGTGGAGTTAATCTGGCAAGGCCCCTTAAAGGAAGACGACCGCCAGGATCAGATCAACACAGTCGATAACTTTATAACCAAGGGGGTGGACGGGATTTGCCTGGCCCCGCTGGATAAAAATGCCTTGCTGAATGTGGTAAAAAGCGCGGGGAAGAACAAAATTCCCACGGTTATCTTTGACAGCGCGTTGGCCGATCCCGCGGCGGCGGTCAGTTATGTCGCCACGGACAATTATAACGGCGGGGTGCTAGCCGCGCGCGAACTGGGCCGTTTGTTAAATGGCCAGGGAAAAATTATTCTGCTCCGTTATGCTGAAGGGAGCGAAAGCACCGAGCAGCGGGAAAAGGGCTTTTTGGACACCGTTGCCAAGGAGTTCCCCCAGCTCGAGTTTTTATCCCAGGAACAATACGCCGGAGCCACGGTCCAAACCGCCCTGCAGGTGGCCAAGCAACTGCTGGTCAAACATGGCGATCAGGTCCAGGGGATCTTTGCCGTGAATGAATCGTGCGCCACCGGCATGCTGAAGGCCCTGCGCGACGCCAAATTGGCGGGAAAAGTAAAATTCATCGGTTTTGACACGGGCGAGGAATTGCGGGGAGGGCTGGAAACCGGCGAGGTCCATGGCCTGATCCTGCAAAATCCCATCAAAATTGGCAATCTTTCGGTAAAAACCGTGGTGGCCAGTTTGCGCGGCGAACAGGTCGAGCCGAACCAACCGACCGGCGAAATGTTGGCCACTCCCGCCAATCGGACCGATCCGGCGGTGCAGGCCCTCTTGGTCCCCCGCCAACTGTAA
- a CDS encoding ABC transporter permease, with the protein MMNNLAWGNLRNKLWSALGPLLALVVVVAVFALANQMQPGGGTFLRYRNFQSITNETAQLTVAALGMTLIIIAGGIDLSAGSIIALSSMVLALALQRDWPPSVAIAAAVLTGGLAGAGNGLLVSALRIVPFIVTLGTMTLYLGISKLLVPEGASEVLPGVEQVPAAFADFVATEPPAGWPISPSVCGAVLLAVLIGTLMRFTVLGRYIYAIGSNEPASILSGVPVPFWKILIYALGGMCFGLAGVYLFAEFGKGIPTAGQGMELAIITAVVVGGTSLSGGRGTVLGTVCGAAIMAVVGSGCVQLGLENRLRDIISGGIVIGAVAVDQWRSRWRG; encoded by the coding sequence ATGATGAATAACTTGGCGTGGGGGAATTTGCGAAACAAGCTTTGGTCGGCTTTGGGACCATTACTTGCCCTAGTGGTGGTTGTGGCTGTCTTTGCCCTGGCCAATCAAATGCAACCGGGGGGCGGGACATTTTTGCGTTATCGCAACTTCCAGTCCATCACCAACGAAACCGCCCAATTGACCGTGGCCGCCCTGGGAATGACGCTGATCATCATCGCGGGGGGAATCGATTTGTCGGCGGGATCGATCATCGCGCTCTCCTCGATGGTTTTGGCCTTGGCCCTGCAACGGGACTGGCCTCCGTCGGTGGCGATTGCCGCCGCGGTTTTGACCGGGGGTTTGGCCGGCGCGGGGAATGGTCTACTGGTTAGCGCGCTGCGGATCGTGCCGTTTATTGTCACCCTGGGGACCATGACTCTCTATCTGGGGATCAGCAAACTGTTAGTCCCCGAAGGTGCGTCCGAAGTATTACCCGGTGTCGAGCAGGTCCCCGCCGCGTTTGCCGATTTTGTCGCGACCGAACCTCCCGCGGGTTGGCCAATATCCCCTAGTGTTTGCGGGGCGGTGTTGTTAGCGGTATTGATCGGCACGCTAATGCGGTTTACCGTCCTGGGCCGTTACATCTATGCCATCGGATCCAACGAGCCAGCCTCAATTCTCAGCGGTGTCCCTGTCCCCTTTTGGAAAATTTTGATTTATGCCCTGGGGGGGATGTGCTTTGGCCTGGCGGGAGTGTATTTATTCGCCGAGTTTGGCAAGGGGATTCCCACCGCGGGCCAGGGAATGGAGCTGGCGATTATTACCGCGGTGGTTGTGGGAGGGACCAGCCTTAGCGGCGGACGGGGGACGGTTTTGGGAACGGTTTGCGGCGCCGCCATCATGGCCGTGGTCGGGAGTGGCTGCGTCCAATTAGGCCTAGAAAACCGTCTGCGGGATATTATTTCAGGCGGAATTGTGATTGGCGCGGTCGCCGTGGACCAATGGCGCAGCCGGTGGCGCGGCTAA
- a CDS encoding pentapeptide repeat-containing protein, whose protein sequence is MVHVKKKRRLAVMAALIALFPVVPPARADIFEWEYINPANPALGKQQSMTLAPDGAGLFATAGVNWANRNLTKAYLSGVSLPAELVFDYEGSIVDIIPSNLTNTNLFQAELSGANLGNANLTNANLSQANLTNAEVSSATLTGANFTGAQVRGANFTGSGISAAQLATTQSYLEQDLSGINLYGVNLTNANFQSQKITDSYFSYSNLTGTNLIQVDATRTYFSGAALNHANLSQGNFSYANFSSAILENANLTGAIFDNADITYANLSGTGITPAQLTSTYNYATKGLWGIRLAGTNLTGIDFSNQGLSEADLSHVNLSQANLRNANLDYANLTGTNLTGAEVRGARFARDEYYYPESGITLAQLSTTASFAAKDLSGIAITSQNLASVNFAEFILTNASFNSTRLSNANFGQANLTNADLQGSSLDQASFAGANLTNANLSQTDLTGANLTGASISGANFSGSNLTPAKLATTASYAAHELMGINLTGVPFANANFFSQNLTQASLNYATLTGANFSQANLTNADFQQSLLNNANFTQANLSDVNFYFTTLTGANFSGADVRGARFYAFAEPVRGRISAAQLASTASYQNHDLSGIELWYQSFANINLSSQNLTNANLTNTNLKGADLRQANLTGAVLSSADLMNAKLQQANLTNAIVDAATLTGANFTGAIIVGANFNYTGLSKNQFLSTASYTNRNLSRIQVAGINLTNADLSNQNLTQAYFWDADLTGVNFSNANLTQAELGGNILTGAIFTNAIITGASFFKSGTGQSVTLAQLYSTASYISGDLAGINLGANNLNNANFAGKNLTAARLYATNLTNANLSHANLSSARLDSFYGYPDTNLTGANLSHANLANAHFGGSLDYDESGYEYIVPGANLTNANMTGADLRGAFAVYATFTGATTTNLIQSNGHIAGLDLTGGKTLTVRDYDVAPTYTPLPIIVDQSLAMDATGTLRLEFDADQWDSTISFASGIPVTRSGTLELAFATGVNAADQVGRTFDLFDWSGVSPSGAFSVSGAHTWNLTKLYTTGEVTLGAVVAGHNLTTLGLRQQSLMLDSSGAAGTIARVTAVANGGAAGLIVLDNTLANGGTGAPGLVLGVGTALDLGDNDLVLHYSGTPTDPNPLALVTQYIDNFYEHGTGGNNPLPQIGSTTVENSGGTRVIIAVDNAHSQLGDVGNPFYDLTLGNTGLETGFMQVIVRFTFPGDYNLDGRVDGSDYLVVDSNLGLITTGLSAGWTLGDGNFDGIVNPADYLPIDTFLGSGAGNPLSGGAAGPIGSSTPIPEPGLTGLGLAGGILGLYAAIARTKRQRRTATV, encoded by the coding sequence ATGGTTCATGTAAAGAAAAAACGACGGTTGGCCGTAATGGCGGCGCTAATCGCCTTGTTTCCGGTGGTTCCGCCGGCGCGGGCCGATATCTTCGAGTGGGAATATATCAACCCGGCGAATCCGGCGCTCGGCAAGCAGCAAAGCATGACGCTCGCGCCCGATGGCGCGGGTCTGTTTGCCACGGCGGGAGTGAATTGGGCGAATCGAAATCTGACCAAGGCCTATCTGAGCGGCGTTTCTCTGCCCGCGGAACTCGTTTTTGATTACGAGGGAAGTATCGTTGACATCATCCCCTCTAATTTGACGAATACGAATTTGTTTCAAGCTGAATTGTCTGGGGCGAATCTCGGCAACGCCAATTTGACGAACGCCAACCTGAGCCAGGCGAATCTGACCAACGCCGAAGTCAGCAGCGCCACGCTTACAGGAGCGAACTTTACCGGTGCGCAGGTGCGCGGGGCGAACTTTACCGGTTCCGGGATTTCCGCGGCGCAGCTCGCGACAACGCAGAGTTACCTGGAGCAGGACTTGTCGGGAATCAATCTCTATGGCGTGAACTTGACGAACGCCAACTTCCAATCGCAAAAGATTACTGATAGCTATTTCAGTTATTCGAATCTCACTGGCACAAATCTGATCCAGGTCGATGCCACCCGGACATATTTTTCCGGTGCTGCATTGAATCATGCGAATCTGAGTCAGGGCAACTTTAGTTATGCCAATTTCTCAAGTGCAATTCTGGAAAACGCGAATCTGACTGGTGCTATATTCGACAATGCCGACATAACCTATGCAAATTTGAGCGGCACGGGAATCACCCCCGCGCAGCTTACCTCCACCTACAATTACGCGACTAAAGGTCTGTGGGGAATCCGGTTGGCCGGTACAAATTTGACTGGGATCGATTTTTCAAATCAGGGGTTGTCTGAAGCGGACTTGTCCCACGTTAACTTGAGTCAAGCCAATCTCCGCAATGCCAATCTGGATTATGCCAATCTAACCGGGACAAACCTGACAGGAGCGGAGGTACGCGGGGCGCGGTTTGCCCGTGATGAGTATTATTACCCGGAGAGTGGGATCACCCTGGCCCAATTGTCCACAACGGCCAGTTTCGCCGCCAAAGACCTCTCGGGGATCGCCATAACCAGTCAAAATCTCGCGAGCGTAAATTTCGCCGAGTTCATTCTGACGAATGCCAGTTTCAATAGCACAAGGCTGTCGAACGCCAACTTTGGCCAAGCCAATCTTACGAACGCCGATCTCCAAGGTTCCAGTCTCGACCAGGCCTCGTTCGCGGGGGCAAACCTGACGAATGCCAACTTATCACAAACAGATTTGACTGGTGCCAATCTTACCGGCGCATCGATCAGCGGAGCGAATTTCAGTGGCTCGAACTTGACTCCCGCAAAACTTGCCACGACGGCAAGTTACGCTGCCCATGAATTGATGGGCATCAATTTGACCGGCGTTCCATTTGCGAACGCCAATTTCTTCAGCCAGAACTTGACGCAAGCCAGTTTGAATTACGCCACCTTGACCGGCGCGAACTTCAGCCAAGCCAATTTGACGAATGCGGATTTTCAGCAATCCCTGTTAAACAATGCAAATTTCACCCAGGCGAACCTGAGTGACGTGAATTTCTATTTTACGACGCTCACTGGGGCGAATTTTAGCGGCGCTGACGTGCGCGGCGCGCGGTTTTATGCCTTTGCGGAGCCAGTCAGGGGAAGAATATCCGCGGCGCAACTTGCTTCGACCGCCAGCTACCAAAATCACGATCTGTCGGGAATTGAACTTTGGTACCAAAGCTTTGCCAATATCAATCTTTCCAGCCAGAATCTCACGAATGCGAATTTGACGAACACGAATCTGAAGGGAGCCGATTTACGCCAGGCCAACCTGACTGGCGCGGTCCTTAGCAGCGCGGATCTGATGAACGCCAAATTGCAGCAAGCCAACCTGACCAATGCAATCGTTGACGCCGCGACCTTGACCGGGGCGAACTTTACCGGGGCGATCATCGTCGGAGCAAACTTCAATTATACGGGACTTTCTAAAAATCAGTTTCTTTCGACGGCCAGTTATACGAACCGCAATCTGTCGAGAATCCAGGTGGCGGGGATCAATCTCACGAACGCGGATTTGAGCAATCAAAATTTGACGCAGGCGTATTTTTGGGATGCGGACTTAACCGGTGTGAATTTTAGCAACGCGAATTTAACCCAGGCGGAGTTAGGGGGCAATATTCTGACCGGCGCGATTTTTACCAACGCCATTATCACCGGCGCCAGCTTTTTTAAATCCGGCACAGGGCAAAGTGTGACTCTCGCACAGCTTTACTCGACCGCCAGCTACATCAGCGGCGACCTGGCGGGAATCAACCTAGGGGCGAACAATCTGAACAACGCGAACTTTGCTGGCAAAAATCTAACCGCGGCGCGGTTATACGCCACAAATCTCACCAATGCCAATTTGAGCCATGCCAATCTATCCAGCGCAAGGCTCGATTCATTCTACGGTTATCCAGATACCAACTTGACCGGCGCAAACCTCAGCCATGCAAACTTAGCTAACGCCCACTTTGGCGGTTCCCTCGATTATGACGAATCCGGTTATGAATATATTGTTCCCGGAGCGAATCTCACCAACGCGAATATGACCGGCGCTGACTTGCGCGGAGCGTTTGCCGTGTACGCGACTTTTACGGGCGCGACCACCACCAACCTGATCCAGTCCAACGGCCACATTGCGGGGCTGGATTTGACCGGCGGCAAGACGCTGACCGTGCGTGATTACGATGTAGCTCCAACGTATACTCCCCTTCCCATCATCGTCGATCAATCCCTGGCGATGGATGCCACCGGCACATTGCGTCTGGAATTCGACGCCGATCAATGGGACTCGACGATTTCCTTTGCGTCGGGCATCCCCGTCACGCGGAGCGGCACGCTGGAACTGGCGTTTGCCACCGGGGTCAACGCGGCGGATCAGGTTGGCCGCACATTCGACCTGTTTGACTGGTCGGGCGTCAGCCCCAGCGGCGCGTTCAGTGTCAGCGGCGCCCACACGTGGAACTTGACAAAGCTTTACACCACCGGCGAAGTCACGCTGGGTGCGGTAGTTGCGGGCCACAATCTGACCACGCTGGGCCTGCGGCAACAGTCGCTGATGCTTGACAGTAGCGGCGCGGCGGGGACGATAGCACGGGTCACCGCGGTTGCCAATGGCGGCGCGGCAGGCTTGATTGTGCTCGATAATACACTGGCCAACGGGGGAACCGGCGCGCCGGGGCTGGTATTGGGGGTTGGCACGGCCTTGGACCTGGGGGATAACGACCTGGTGTTGCACTATAGCGGCACACCCACCGATCCCAATCCGTTGGCGTTAGTGACCCAATACATCGACAATTTTTATGAGCATGGAACGGGGGGCAACAATCCTCTGCCCCAGATTGGCAGCACCACGGTGGAAAACTCCGGCGGGACCCGCGTGATCATTGCCGTGGATAACGCTCACAGCCAATTGGGTGACGTTGGCAATCCGTTTTATGATTTAACGCTGGGAAATACCGGATTAGAAACGGGATTCATGCAGGTCATCGTCCGCTTTACGTTTCCCGGGGATTACAATCTGGATGGCCGGGTGGATGGTTCGGACTATCTGGTGGTTGACTCCAATTTGGGGCTAATAACCACGGGGTTGTCCGCTGGCTGGACGCTGGGGGATGGGAACTTTGACGGTATCGTGAATCCCGCCGATTACCTGCCCATCGATACCTTCTTGGGTTCGGGAGCGGGCAATCCGTTGAGCGGAGGGGCCGCTGGGCCAATTGGTTCAAGCACTCCCATACCGGAACCGGGACTGACGGGATTGGGCCTGGCCGGGGGGATCCTGGGACTGTACGCAGCAATCGCACGCACAAAACGACAACGGCGCACAGCGACAGTATAA
- a CDS encoding methylated-DNA--[protein]-cysteine S-methyltransferase has protein sequence MSHPVSVKKTTNFQPRTPEDSPRRSVSRPLTGVAFPTDLGWMALQGTTRGLRRLRFGLRGMREARLELPNVVDPLIYTQTSECLDCRTAGELAARGDWWLGAVQLLIRYASGEPVPITRIPVDLVGMTPFMLAVIRACRDIPRGQVETYGDLARAVNHPGAARAVGTVMAKNQIPLVIPCHRVIGHKGLQGYSAPGGLATKMRLLQLEGVTLPLE, from the coding sequence ATGAGCCATCCCGTCTCCGTTAAAAAAACTACCAACTTCCAGCCACGGACGCCGGAGGACTCGCCCCGCCGGAGCGTTTCCCGGCCGTTGACTGGCGTGGCTTTTCCCACGGATCTGGGATGGATGGCCCTGCAAGGGACCACGCGAGGCTTGCGCCGTCTGCGGTTTGGGCTGCGGGGAATGCGGGAGGCGCGGTTGGAATTGCCCAATGTCGTTGATCCGCTGATTTACACCCAGACGAGTGAGTGTTTGGATTGCCGCACGGCCGGGGAATTAGCCGCGCGGGGGGACTGGTGGTTGGGCGCCGTGCAATTGCTCATTCGGTATGCCAGCGGAGAGCCTGTCCCCATTACCAGGATTCCCGTGGATCTGGTTGGCATGACCCCCTTTATGTTGGCGGTGATTCGCGCCTGTCGCGATATTCCGAGAGGCCAAGTCGAAACTTATGGCGATTTGGCCCGCGCCGTCAACCACCCGGGAGCAGCGCGGGCAGTGGGGACGGTCATGGCCAAAAATCAAATTCCCCTGGTGATTCCCTGCCACCGGGTCATCGGGCACAAAGGGTTGCAGGGGTATTCGGCACCCGGGGGACTAGCCACGAAAATGCGATTATTGCAACTGGAAGGGGTCACTTTGCCACTTGAGTAG
- a CDS encoding pyridoxal-dependent decarboxylase, with protein MSRTSPAYEALLTQLRQAFPQPVSDQVHDAYLVFSILRALDQVDQLKSQAPILGRPTRPDYAAARRSQLADAPQSLEAVVPQLVRYLEGLLIWGHPRTQVNVIQQPGIAGIIGTILPATYNPNLCSEESGHLLAEAEVRVAAMIADLVGYDPLRATGAFTFGGTGCTLYGVKVGLEKALPGTLKAGLSRPAVVLASDQSHYCVQNVAAWLGLGSNRVRRVPTGPDNAILLPELEQTARAALDAGEAIAAIVVTLGTTDAFGLDDLAGVCEIRDRLASEYRLPYLPHIHADAVIGWAWSVFNDYDIVANPLGFRGRTVRALAAATRRIGQLSRADSLGVDFHKTGYAPYISSLVLFKERADWERIGRPPESMPYLYHSGEYHPGMQTLETSRAGTSMLAALGSLLSFGKEGLRTLLGHAVEMAETLREGVEAHPNLTVLNDLNHGPVTLMRVYPDNVDTFTIKLREQTDPSLRGQVRLHNIYNRRIYEYVQSEALAGRGIAISLTDCYRSTDYGEPLVALKSYVLSPFVEERHMREIIEHVLAARTQIDIAAIENEQADKTEKESTG; from the coding sequence ATGTCCCGCACTTCTCCCGCCTACGAAGCTCTCCTTACGCAGTTGCGCCAGGCATTTCCGCAACCGGTCTCCGACCAGGTCCATGACGCCTATTTGGTCTTTAGCATTTTGCGAGCCTTGGATCAGGTCGACCAATTAAAGTCCCAGGCACCGATATTGGGCAGGCCCACGCGGCCCGATTATGCGGCCGCCCGCCGGTCCCAGTTGGCGGATGCCCCGCAATCATTGGAAGCGGTTGTGCCGCAATTAGTGCGGTATTTAGAGGGGTTGCTGATTTGGGGGCATCCCCGGACGCAAGTCAATGTGATCCAGCAGCCGGGGATAGCGGGGATTATTGGCACCATCTTGCCCGCCACGTACAACCCTAATTTGTGCAGCGAGGAAAGCGGCCATCTGCTGGCCGAGGCCGAAGTTCGCGTAGCGGCCATGATTGCCGATTTGGTGGGGTATGACCCGCTGCGCGCGACGGGGGCGTTCACTTTTGGCGGGACCGGCTGCACCCTGTACGGAGTCAAGGTCGGTTTGGAAAAAGCTCTTCCCGGCACGCTCAAAGCGGGATTGTCCCGGCCAGCCGTGGTGTTGGCCTCCGACCAAAGCCATTATTGCGTTCAAAATGTGGCCGCCTGGTTGGGATTGGGAAGTAATCGCGTTCGCCGCGTCCCCACCGGCCCGGATAACGCGATTCTTTTGCCGGAATTAGAGCAAACCGCCCGCGCCGCTCTGGACGCGGGAGAGGCGATTGCCGCGATTGTGGTCACACTGGGGACGACGGATGCCTTTGGGCTGGATGACTTGGCGGGCGTGTGTGAAATCCGCGATCGGTTGGCCAGCGAATATCGCCTGCCGTATCTTCCCCATATTCATGCCGACGCCGTCATTGGCTGGGCGTGGAGTGTGTTCAATGATTACGATATCGTGGCCAATCCGCTTGGTTTTCGGGGGAGAACGGTGCGGGCGTTGGCCGCCGCCACGCGGCGAATCGGGCAGTTGAGTCGGGCGGATTCGCTGGGGGTCGATTTTCATAAGACGGGCTACGCGCCGTACATTTCCTCGCTGGTGCTTTTTAAGGAACGGGCGGATTGGGAGCGGATCGGCCGACCCCCCGAAAGCATGCCTTATTTGTATCATTCCGGCGAATACCACCCCGGCATGCAAACGTTGGAAACCTCGCGCGCGGGGACCAGCATGCTGGCGGCGCTGGGAAGTTTACTCAGCTTTGGCAAAGAAGGGCTGCGAACGCTCTTGGGCCATGCGGTGGAAATGGCGGAAACCCTGCGTGAGGGGGTGGAGGCCCATCCTAATCTGACCGTCCTCAATGATTTAAATCATGGTCCGGTCACGCTAATGCGAGTCTATCCCGATAACGTGGATACCTTTACTATTAAGCTGCGCGAACAAACGGATCCAAGTCTGCGAGGACAGGTCCGACTGCACAATATTTACAATCGGCGCATTTATGAGTATGTGCAGTCCGAGGCCCTGGCCGGACGTGGAATCGCCATCTCATTAACCGATTGTTACCGGTCGACCGATTACGGCGAGCCCCTGGTCGCGTTAAAGAGTTACGTCCTGTCGCCGTTTGTGGAAGAGCGGCACATGCGCGAGATTATCGAACATGTGCTGGCCGCGCGAACCCAAATTGACATTGCCGCGATAGAGAATGAGCAAGCCGACAAGACGGAAAAAGAGTCTACGGGCTGA
- a CDS encoding ScyD/ScyE family protein, which yields MKVRLRNMMSALLIGCAGYLAPTSLSGAHYNITEVMSGLVTPRGLDFGPDGALYVAEAGSGGNGPSVVLGNGATAFLGASSGLSKLQNGVQTRVLSGLPSVANASGGDAGGLQDIAFDGSGQAYGLFSFGSTANQRSANLGPAGAELGTIARLSLDGSGVRTPVADITLHEQNNNPEGTIFDSNPFHFAINSSGNFIVADAGANDFVQATPAGMVSTLAVLPVKPNPLFPLGPPNYQSVPTAIAVGPDNAYYIGQLTGFPFPPGAANVFRYDPLTGTTTVAYSGFTNIIDLTFDSSGNLFVLQVSTNGLTPGAGLSSGKLLKINGLTGERSTIVDAGLSFPGGVAAGPDGSLYVTNRANVPTGGQVLKITPVPEPATWLFMVGAGCVGLAWRVRRKV from the coding sequence ATGAAAGTTCGTTTACGCAACATGATGTCAGCTTTGTTAATCGGCTGTGCCGGTTACTTGGCGCCAACAAGTCTCTCAGGTGCGCATTATAACATCACCGAGGTGATGAGCGGCCTGGTCACGCCACGCGGTCTGGATTTTGGTCCGGATGGCGCATTATACGTGGCCGAAGCCGGCAGCGGCGGCAACGGGCCAAGCGTGGTCCTGGGAAATGGAGCCACGGCGTTTCTCGGCGCGAGCAGCGGTCTGAGCAAGCTGCAAAACGGCGTGCAAACGCGCGTCCTCAGCGGTTTGCCCTCGGTCGCCAACGCCAGCGGTGGTGATGCGGGCGGGTTGCAGGATATCGCCTTTGACGGCTCGGGGCAGGCGTATGGGCTGTTCAGCTTTGGCTCAACCGCCAACCAGCGCAGTGCAAATCTGGGTCCCGCCGGCGCGGAATTGGGGACAATCGCGAGGCTTAGTCTGGATGGCTCGGGCGTTCGCACACCGGTGGCGGATATCACGCTGCACGAGCAAAACAATAATCCCGAAGGAACAATCTTCGACAGCAATCCGTTTCACTTTGCGATCAATTCGAGCGGAAATTTCATCGTCGCCGACGCGGGGGCAAATGATTTTGTCCAAGCCACTCCGGCGGGGATGGTTAGCACGCTGGCTGTTTTGCCGGTGAAACCAAATCCATTATTTCCCCTGGGTCCGCCAAATTATCAATCGGTCCCCACGGCCATCGCGGTCGGTCCCGACAATGCCTATTACATCGGCCAGTTGACGGGTTTTCCCTTTCCCCCCGGGGCGGCGAATGTGTTTCGCTATGATCCGCTGACCGGGACAACCACCGTGGCTTACAGCGGGTTTACAAACATTATCGATCTCACGTTTGATAGCTCCGGTAACTTATTTGTGCTGCAAGTCAGCACGAACGGCTTGACACCGGGCGCGGGCTTGAGTTCCGGCAAACTCCTCAAGATCAACGGCCTGACGGGCGAGCGGAGTACCATCGTCGATGCCGGGCTGTCGTTTCCCGGCGGGGTGGCTGCGGGACCGGACGGATCGCTGTATGTCACCAATCGCGCGAATGTGCCCACCGGAGGACAAGTGCTAAAAATCACGCCGGTGCCGGAGCCGGCAACGTGGCTGTTCATGGTCGGAGCGGGTTGCGTGGGCCTCGCGTGGCGCGTGCGGCGGAAGGTGTAG
- a CDS encoding TIGR00300 family protein — protein MVISAFCLAQRPANGGLLAIFYIPLFAATVTLTMPTTPAPSPSPHREEVEIRGHIIDSLLLPKILDTIMAGGGTFTIKNVQIGIQRHEPSHARIEVYAPTRSQLDQILAQISDHGAVPVTLHDAELRIADLAGAFPEEFYSTTNQRTEIRRQGRWLPVADQEMDCGIVVDGEGLARCVPMTDVQPGMMIVCGHQGVRVFPEERAASKQTFEFMNSPVSTEKPKGVAVRQIAEELFAARKSGAEALLVGGPAIVHTGSVPYVCELLRGGYFSHLFAGNALATHDLEHALYGTSLGVSLDKGDLLEAGHEHHLRAINRIRRAGSISAAVEQGLIKSGIMYECVRQNIDFLLAGSIRDDGPLPDVITDSLVAQREMRARIKNVTFCLMIATTLHSIAVGNLLPAWVKVVCVDINPSTVIKLQDRGSFQTVGLVTDVEPFLRALAQEVRALEHGQGSGNGE, from the coding sequence GTGGTTATTTCTGCCTTTTGTTTAGCCCAACGCCCGGCCAACGGCGGTTTGCTGGCGATTTTTTACATTCCCCTTTTCGCTGCTACTGTCACGCTGACCATGCCAACCACCCCCGCGCCATCACCCTCTCCCCACCGCGAAGAAGTGGAAATTCGCGGGCATATCATCGATAGCCTGCTTTTGCCAAAAATACTTGACACGATCATGGCGGGCGGGGGGACCTTTACCATAAAAAATGTGCAAATTGGGATTCAACGGCATGAACCCAGTCATGCCCGCATCGAGGTTTATGCCCCTACACGGAGCCAGTTAGACCAGATTCTGGCACAAATCAGCGATCACGGCGCGGTCCCGGTGACTTTGCATGACGCGGAACTGCGGATTGCGGATCTGGCGGGGGCGTTTCCCGAGGAATTTTATAGCACAACCAACCAACGGACCGAAATCCGCCGCCAGGGACGTTGGCTGCCCGTTGCCGATCAAGAAATGGACTGCGGGATAGTGGTGGACGGGGAGGGCCTAGCGCGATGCGTGCCCATGACCGATGTCCAACCCGGCATGATGATCGTCTGCGGCCACCAGGGAGTGCGGGTCTTTCCCGAGGAACGGGCCGCCAGCAAGCAAACCTTTGAATTTATGAATAGTCCGGTCTCCACCGAAAAACCCAAGGGGGTGGCCGTCCGGCAAATCGCCGAGGAACTGTTTGCGGCGCGCAAGTCCGGGGCGGAAGCACTGCTGGTGGGGGGGCCGGCCATTGTCCATACCGGTAGCGTCCCGTATGTCTGCGAACTGTTGCGGGGCGGGTATTTTTCACACCTGTTTGCCGGCAATGCCCTGGCCACCCACGACCTAGAGCACGCGCTTTACGGCACTAGCCTGGGCGTGTCGCTGGATAAAGGTGATCTTTTGGAGGCGGGGCACGAACATCACTTGCGGGCGATCAATCGCATCCGCCGGGCGGGGAGCATCTCGGCCGCGGTGGAGCAAGGGCTGATTAAGAGCGGTATTATGTATGAATGCGTGCGGCAAAATATCGACTTTTTACTGGCGGGCAGCATTCGTGACGACGGTCCCTTGCCCGATGTCATTACCGATTCGCTGGTGGCCCAGCGCGAGATGCGGGCAAGGATCAAAAATGTTACTTTTTGCCTGATGATCGCCACCACGTTGCACTCCATCGCCGTGGGAAATTTGCTACCCGCCTGGGTAAAGGTGGTCTGTGTCGATATTAATCCCTCCACTGTGATCAAATTGCAGGATCGCGGATCATTTCAGACAGTTGGGCTAGTGACCGATGTGGAGCCATTTCTCCGAGCCTTGGCCCAAGAAGTGCGAGCGCTCGAGCACGGTCAGGGATCAGGGAACGGGGAATAG